The [Clostridium] scindens ATCC 35704 nucleotide sequence GGCATTGGGATTCTCGTCGGACTTGGACATCTTCTTGGATGGTTCCTGAAGGCTCATGATTTTCGCGCCTACTTTTCCGATGTATGCTTCCGGTACGGTGAATACATCCCCATAAATATTATTAAACCGTTCAGCAATGTCTCTTGTGATCTCAAGATGCTGCATCTGATCCACTCCTACCGGCACCACATCCGCCTGGTATAGAAGAATGTCCGCGGCCATAAGCACCGGGTAGGTGAAAAGCCCGGCGTTGATATTATCCGCATGCTTTGCCGACTTATCTTTGAACTGGGTCATCCGGTTCAGTTCTCCCATATAGGTAAAGCAGTTCAGGATCCACGCCAACTCTGCGTGGGCGGATACATGCGACTGGTAGTAGATGCAGTTTTTCTTTGGATCAAGCCCTGCCGCTATATAGAGCGTAAGAAGCGCTCTTGCCCTCTTTCTCAAAGTGGCGGGATCCTGTCTTACCGTGATGGAATGCATATCTACAACACTGTAGAAACATTCATATTCATCACTCAGCGTAACCCAGTTCTTCAGTGCCCCCAGGTAGTTGCCAAGCGTCAGATTCCCGGTTGCCTGCATGCCGCTAAATAATACTTTCTTATCGTTAATCATCTTCTCTTCCTCCATGTCTTTTCTATTCTTCCCATGGCTC carries:
- the trpS gene encoding tryptophan--tRNA ligase; translated protein: MINDKKVLFSGMQATGNLTLGNYLGALKNWVTLSDEYECFYSVVDMHSITVRQDPATLRKRARALLTLYIAAGLDPKKNCIYYQSHVSAHAELAWILNCFTYMGELNRMTQFKDKSAKHADNINAGLFTYPVLMAADILLYQADVVPVGVDQMQHLEITRDIAERFNNIYGDVFTVPEAYIGKVGAKIMSLQEPSKKMSKSDENPNASIYLMDDPDTIMRKCKRAVTDSEAQVLYRDTQPGIKNLIDIYSACTGKKAEEVEKEFDGKGYGDFKMAVGEAVVSVLKPLQDEVARLEKDKAYIDGIIKENAEKAGYFANKTLRKVHKKIGFPERIR